The following are encoded together in the Lepidochelys kempii isolate rLepKem1 chromosome 7, rLepKem1.hap2, whole genome shotgun sequence genome:
- the TIAL1 gene encoding nucleolysin TIAR isoform X1, with protein sequence MEDDGQPRTLYVGNLSRDVTEVLILQLFSQIGPCKSCKMITEQPDSRRVNSSVGFSVLQHTSNDPYCFVEFYEHRDAAAALAAMNGRKILGKEVKVNWATTPSSQKKDTSNHFHVFVGDLSPEITTEDIKSAFAPFGKISDARVVKDMATGKSKGYGFVSFYNKLDAENAIVHMGGQWLGGRQIRTNWATRKPPAPKSTQENSTKQLRFEDVVNQSSPKNCTVYCGGIASGLTDQLMRQTFSPFGQIMEIRVFPEKGYSFVRFSTHESAAHAIVSVNGTTIEGHVVKCYWGKESPDMTKNFQQVDYSQWGQWSQVYGNPQQYGQYMANGWQVPSYGMYGQAWNQQGFGVDQSPSAAWMGGFGAQPAQGQGAPVIPNQAGYGMASYQTQ encoded by the exons ATGGAAGACGACGggcagcccaggaccct CTATGTAGGAAACCTCTCCAGAGATGTGACTGAAGTACTTATACTTCAGTTATTCAGCCAGATTGGACCATGCAAAAGCTGTAAAATGATAACAGAG CAACCCGATAGCAGAAGGGTCAACTCTTCTGTTGGATTTTCTGTTTTGCAGCATACAAGCAATGACCCTTATTGCTTTGTGGAATTTTATGAACACAGAGATGCAGCTGCTGCATTAGCTGCTATGAATGGGAGAAAAATTTTGGGAAAG GAGGTCAAAGTAAACTGGGCAACAACACCGAGTAGCCAGAAAAAAGATACATCCA ATCACTTCCATGTATTTGTTGGGGATCTAAGTCCAGAAATAACAACAGAAGACATCAAGTCAGCATTTGCTCCTTTTGGTAAAATATC GGATGCACGGGTAGTTAAAGATATGGCAACTGGAAAATCAAAAGGCTATGGTTTTGTATCATTTTATAATAAACTG GATGCAGAAAATGCAATTGTGCACATGGGAGGCCAGTGGTTGGGCGGCCGTCAGATCAGAACTAACTGGGCAACACGAAAACCACCTGCTCCTAAAAGTACACAAGAAA ATAGCACGAAACAGCTGAGATTTGAAGATGTAGTAAATCAGTCAAGTCCAAAAAATTGTACTGTTTACTGTGGAGGAATTGCCTCTGGACTAACAG ATCAACTTATGAGGCAGACGTTTTCACCATTTGGACAGATTATGGAAATAAGAGTTTTTCCTGAAAAAGGTTACTCATTTGTCAG GTTTTCAACCCATGAAAGTGCAGCACATGCTATTGTTTCAGTCAATGGAACTACAATTGAAGGACATGTTGTTAAATGCTATTGGGGTAAAGAATCCCCTGATATGACTAAAAACTTCCAACag GTTGACTACAGTCAGTGGGGGCAATGGAGTCAAGTCTATGGAAATCCACAGCAGTACGGGCAATATATGGCCAACGGATGGCAAGTACCATCTTATGGAATGTATGGTCAAGCATGGAATCAACAAGGATTTGGAGTAGA ccaatctccATCTGCTGCCTGGATGGGTGGATTTGGTGCTCAGCCTGCCCAGGGACAAGGTGCTCCTGTAATACCTAACCAAGCTGGATATGGTATGGCAAGTTACCAAACACAGTGA
- the TIAL1 gene encoding nucleolysin TIAR isoform X2: MITEQPDSRRVNSSVGFSVLQHTSNDPYCFVEFYEHRDAAAALAAMNGRKILGKEVKVNWATTPSSQKKDTSNHFHVFVGDLSPEITTEDIKSAFAPFGKISDARVVKDMATGKSKGYGFVSFYNKLDAENAIVHMGGQWLGGRQIRTNWATRKPPAPKSTQENSTKQLRFEDVVNQSSPKNCTVYCGGIASGLTDQLMRQTFSPFGQIMEIRVFPEKGYSFVRFSTHESAAHAIVSVNGTTIEGHVVKCYWGKESPDMTKNFQQVDYSQWGQWSQVYGNPQQYGQYMANGWQVPSYGMYGQAWNQQGFGVDQSPSAAWMGGFGAQPAQGQGAPVIPNQAGYGMASYQTQ, from the exons ATGATAACAGAG CAACCCGATAGCAGAAGGGTCAACTCTTCTGTTGGATTTTCTGTTTTGCAGCATACAAGCAATGACCCTTATTGCTTTGTGGAATTTTATGAACACAGAGATGCAGCTGCTGCATTAGCTGCTATGAATGGGAGAAAAATTTTGGGAAAG GAGGTCAAAGTAAACTGGGCAACAACACCGAGTAGCCAGAAAAAAGATACATCCA ATCACTTCCATGTATTTGTTGGGGATCTAAGTCCAGAAATAACAACAGAAGACATCAAGTCAGCATTTGCTCCTTTTGGTAAAATATC GGATGCACGGGTAGTTAAAGATATGGCAACTGGAAAATCAAAAGGCTATGGTTTTGTATCATTTTATAATAAACTG GATGCAGAAAATGCAATTGTGCACATGGGAGGCCAGTGGTTGGGCGGCCGTCAGATCAGAACTAACTGGGCAACACGAAAACCACCTGCTCCTAAAAGTACACAAGAAA ATAGCACGAAACAGCTGAGATTTGAAGATGTAGTAAATCAGTCAAGTCCAAAAAATTGTACTGTTTACTGTGGAGGAATTGCCTCTGGACTAACAG ATCAACTTATGAGGCAGACGTTTTCACCATTTGGACAGATTATGGAAATAAGAGTTTTTCCTGAAAAAGGTTACTCATTTGTCAG GTTTTCAACCCATGAAAGTGCAGCACATGCTATTGTTTCAGTCAATGGAACTACAATTGAAGGACATGTTGTTAAATGCTATTGGGGTAAAGAATCCCCTGATATGACTAAAAACTTCCAACag GTTGACTACAGTCAGTGGGGGCAATGGAGTCAAGTCTATGGAAATCCACAGCAGTACGGGCAATATATGGCCAACGGATGGCAAGTACCATCTTATGGAATGTATGGTCAAGCATGGAATCAACAAGGATTTGGAGTAGA ccaatctccATCTGCTGCCTGGATGGGTGGATTTGGTGCTCAGCCTGCCCAGGGACAAGGTGCTCCTGTAATACCTAACCAAGCTGGATATGGTATGGCAAGTTACCAAACACAGTGA
- the TIAL1 gene encoding nucleolysin TIAR isoform X3: MDARVVKDMATGKSKGYGFVSFYNKLDAENAIVHMGGQWLGGRQIRTNWATRKPPAPKSTQENSTKQLRFEDVVNQSSPKNCTVYCGGIASGLTDQLMRQTFSPFGQIMEIRVFPEKGYSFVRFSTHESAAHAIVSVNGTTIEGHVVKCYWGKESPDMTKNFQQVDYSQWGQWSQVYGNPQQYGQYMANGWQVPSYGMYGQAWNQQGFGVDQSPSAAWMGGFGAQPAQGQGAPVIPNQAGYGMASYQTQ; the protein is encoded by the exons AT GGATGCACGGGTAGTTAAAGATATGGCAACTGGAAAATCAAAAGGCTATGGTTTTGTATCATTTTATAATAAACTG GATGCAGAAAATGCAATTGTGCACATGGGAGGCCAGTGGTTGGGCGGCCGTCAGATCAGAACTAACTGGGCAACACGAAAACCACCTGCTCCTAAAAGTACACAAGAAA ATAGCACGAAACAGCTGAGATTTGAAGATGTAGTAAATCAGTCAAGTCCAAAAAATTGTACTGTTTACTGTGGAGGAATTGCCTCTGGACTAACAG ATCAACTTATGAGGCAGACGTTTTCACCATTTGGACAGATTATGGAAATAAGAGTTTTTCCTGAAAAAGGTTACTCATTTGTCAG GTTTTCAACCCATGAAAGTGCAGCACATGCTATTGTTTCAGTCAATGGAACTACAATTGAAGGACATGTTGTTAAATGCTATTGGGGTAAAGAATCCCCTGATATGACTAAAAACTTCCAACag GTTGACTACAGTCAGTGGGGGCAATGGAGTCAAGTCTATGGAAATCCACAGCAGTACGGGCAATATATGGCCAACGGATGGCAAGTACCATCTTATGGAATGTATGGTCAAGCATGGAATCAACAAGGATTTGGAGTAGA ccaatctccATCTGCTGCCTGGATGGGTGGATTTGGTGCTCAGCCTGCCCAGGGACAAGGTGCTCCTGTAATACCTAACCAAGCTGGATATGGTATGGCAAGTTACCAAACACAGTGA